The Streptomyces laurentii region GCCGGCAGAGCCGCAGTTGTTGAGGTGCGACGACGGTGTGCAGCAGGGCGTGGGCGCGGCCGGTCTCACCGCGGGCCAGGACGTGCGCGAGCATCAGCGTCCAGTTGGCCAGTTCGTCGGTCAGCTGCCGGGCGGTGGCCACCGCCTCGGGCGGACGGAAGCGCGCCAGCTGCCGGGCGGCCTCGGTGAGGCGCCCGGTGCGGTCCAGCAGGACGGCGTCCTCGGGGCGGGGCAGGTGCACCATCCCGGCCCAGGCCGGGACTTCGTCGATACCGGGCTTGGCGGCGACGATGTGGAACTCGCCGCGCATGAGGTCGTCGAAGACGACCGCGAGGACCCCGTACATGTTGGTGTAGGCGAGCGTGAGAGGTGCGAGGCGCGCCAGGAACGCGGGCCCGTCGAAGTCGTCGACGTGCCGGTCCTGGACGTAGAGGTACGCCTCGATGTCGGAGTGGGCGTCGGCCTCGCCCAGGGTCCAGGACCCGTAGAGAAGGACGCCTTCAAGACGGGGTTCGGATTCGGCGAGCTGCCGCAGCCGGGCGATGCGGGCATCGAGCGCGGGGCAGGCGGAAGGGTGGGACATGGGAAGCGGGAGTCTCCTGATGCGAGCGTGAGGGCACGCTGACGGCACCCGGCGGACGCCGGGTCGAGGTCTGGAACGTGCTCGCCGGTTCAGGAGAAATTGCCCATGCCCGGGATTCTACGGACGCGGTCAACGGGCGTGCCCGCATGGGCGGATGAGGAGGGAGACCGTCCCCAGGACGGCTCCCGAGCGCCCGAACAGGCAGCGTCAGGAGACGAGGAAATACACGCGAACGGAGAGGGCGGAGTCCCAGTTCACCTCTCCCCGGACGTGCACCTGACCGTCGTCCGGAGCGACGTTGTGCACCGTCATCGTGGCGTCCCCGATGAACGGAGCGCCGGTCCGGCCGTCCAGTTCGCACATCGACACCATGACGACGCTGTCACGGGTCACACCGGGGACGCTGAACGCCAAGGTGAAAAGCCCGTTGATCCCTAGGTTGTAGATGTAGGTGAACTGGTTCGGCGACTCGCTTACCGGCGTCACCCGAAGTGGCTCACTCATTGCCCATCGCCTCTCGCGCAGGGAAATCAAACCGAGGACGTGGCACGCTCGACGGCCTTGCCACCAGCGGAGAGACTGACACCGCGTGCACCCCCGAGGCAATGTCCGCCAGGGTTTTTGGTCCATACGGGTGGCCGTTTCGGAGCAATTCCCTCCCGCATTCCGGGCGAGAGGGAATTAAGTCCCTTCGCGAGCGCGCGGAGTGGAAACAGGCCGCCTCTGCGGCCACGCGAGTTCACACCCGCCCCATTCCGGCGCGGGATTCCGACTCA contains the following coding sequences:
- a CDS encoding lnuF protein (LnuF [Streptomyces clavuligerus ATCC27064];~identified by MetaGeneAnnotator; putative); protein product: MSHPSACPALDARIARLRQLAESEPRLEGVLLYGSWTLGEADAHSDIEAYLYVQDRHVDDFDGPAFLARLAPLTLAYTNMYGVLAVVFDDLMRGEFHIVAAKPGIDEVPAWAGMVHLPRPEDAVLLDRTGRLTEAARQLARFRPPEAVATARQLTDELANWTLMLAHVLARGETGRAHALLHTVVAPQQLRLCRLLRDSTAHWLTPSRAMERDLPAADLDRYVSTTTSAARDAEVRAAARDSWRWSRDLAAEAADRWAVPLPHGLHERISGLLEARH
- a CDS encoding hypothetical protein (identified by MetaGeneAnnotator; putative;~sequence version:1); its protein translation is MTPVSESPNQFTYIYNLGINGLFTLAFSVPGVTRDSVVMVSMCELDGRTGAPFIGDATMTVHNVAPDDGQVHVRGEVNWDSALSVRVYFLVS